One region of Gouania willdenowi chromosome 13, fGouWil2.1, whole genome shotgun sequence genomic DNA includes:
- the sdhdb gene encoding succinate dehydrogenase [ubiquinone] cytochrome b small subunit B, mitochondrial isoform X2, whose translation MAAVIRLSSVCRRGFKPLLYQSALLARPLVVVPKHRDQRHLLAAQIHSSQTLYGGSDSKAASLHWTAERVLSVLLLAMGPVAYLSPGPLIDYSLAAALTLHGHCCFIPPIKGATLIGSPGMAAAEIRTVKDFKVM comes from the exons ATGGCGGCCGTCATCAGGTTGAGCTCTGTGTGTCGCAGAGGATTTAAAC ctctGTTGTACCAAAGTGCGTTGCTGGCTCGGCCACTGGTTGTCGTTCCCAAACACCGGGAtcagcgccacctgctggcggctCAGATCCACTCCTCACAGACTCTCTACG GGGGTTCTGACTCTAAAGCAGCGTCTCTCCACTGGACAGCAGAGCGTGTTCTCAGCGTGCTGCTGCTGGCCATGGGCCCCGTGGCCTACCTCAGCCCCGGGCCCCTCATAGACTACTCCCTGGCTGCAGCGCTCACTCTGCATGGACACTG CTGCTTCATCCCTCCCATCAAAGGAGCCACTCTGATTGGTTCTCCTGGTATGGCTGCTGCAGAGATCAGAACCGTTAAGGATTTTAAAGTCATGTGA
- the sdhdb gene encoding succinate dehydrogenase [ubiquinone] cytochrome b small subunit B, mitochondrial isoform X1 — MAAVIRLSSVCRRGFKPLLYQSALLARPLVVVPKHRDQRHLLAAQIHSSQTLYGGSDSKAASLHWTAERVLSVLLLAMGPVAYLSPGPLIDYSLAAALTLHGHWGLGQVLTDYVHGETKEKMASAGLFLLSTVTFAGLCYFNYSDVGICRAVALLWSK; from the exons ATGGCGGCCGTCATCAGGTTGAGCTCTGTGTGTCGCAGAGGATTTAAAC ctctGTTGTACCAAAGTGCGTTGCTGGCTCGGCCACTGGTTGTCGTTCCCAAACACCGGGAtcagcgccacctgctggcggctCAGATCCACTCCTCACAGACTCTCTACG GGGGTTCTGACTCTAAAGCAGCGTCTCTCCACTGGACAGCAGAGCGTGTTCTCAGCGTGCTGCTGCTGGCCATGGGCCCCGTGGCCTACCTCAGCCCCGGGCCCCTCATAGACTACTCCCTGGCTGCAGCGCTCACTCTGCATGGACACTG gggtCTGGGCCAGGTTCTAACAGACTACGTCCATGGGGAAACTAAGGAGAAGATGGCCAGTGCAGGTCTCTTCCTGCTCTCCACCGTCACCTTCGCTGGTCTCTGCTACTTTAACTACAGCGACGTGGGCATCTGCAGAGCCGTGGCCCTGCTGTGGAGCAAATGA
- the timm8b gene encoding mitochondrial import inner membrane translocase subunit Tim8 B has product MESFDQLSASEKAEASELQRMIAVEQQKAQFQAQVHTFTDVCWDKCVESPGSKLDYRTETCLVNCVERFIDTTLNITNRFTQMVQRGAQ; this is encoded by the exons ATGGAGAGCTTCGATCAGCTCAGCGCGTCAGAAAAAGCCGAAGCCTCGGAGCTACAGAGAATGATCGCTGTGGAGCAGCAGAAGGCTCAGTTTCAGGCTCAG GTGCACACGTTCACTGACGTGTGCTGGGATAAGTGTGTAGAGAGTCCAGGATCAAAGCTGGACTACAGGACTGAGACGTGTCTGGTGAACTGTGTGGAGCGCTTCATCGACACCACCCTGAACATCACCAACCGTTTCACACAGATGGTCCAGAGGGGGGCTCAGTGA
- the il4i1 gene encoding L-amino-acid oxidase — protein MDPPMATYETLPLTEAEVPTGPLFSSRKRRWSSMLEVMSHMAVVKLLPLVVVGVLVFAVTVSGVFNDPLSECLQDSDYSQLLDIMEGGLPASKAPRHVAIVGGGIAGLTAAKLLEDAGHKVTIVEASGRVGGRVETFRNTREGWYAEVGAMRIPSFHRILLSFISKLQIPLNPFIQQNPNTFYHINGALHQTVTVQNNPDVLNYTLKDGERGKSAAQIFTQTLQKVRDDLGAMGCSAMLDKYDPYTVKEYLMKEGKLSRGALRMIGDLLNENSLFYTSLIETLYIQADINDNTEYFEVTGGFERLPQAFLQLLNATVLLDSKVKLINQTSGSNVTVSYQSGRGQASLTHLTVDYALVTATAKATIFIDFHPPLPGDKMEALRSVHYASSTKVVLSFKERFWERQGIRGGKSITDRPSRFIYYPSHSFSGTAAGALLASYTCSDDSTLFQGMGDNELMGVVLEDLVRIHGESIRALWTGGLVKKWGLDPYSLGAFALFTPYQQVHHAHDLFQGEGLLHFAGEHTATPHGWIETAMKSAIRAAKNINSLTL, from the exons TGCCCCTGGTTGTGGTGGGGGTCCTGGTGTTTGCTGTGACTGTGAGCGGTGTGTTCAATGACCCTCTGTCAGAATGCCTCCAAGACTCAGACTACAGCCAGCTGCTGGACATCATGGAGGGGGGACTTCCTGCCTCCAAGGCTCCTCGACACGTAGCCATCGTTGGGGGGGGCATCGCAGGACTGACCGCTGCCAAGCTTTTAGAGGACGCCGGACATAAG GTGACCATCGTAGAGGCCAGTGGGAGGGTTGGGGGACGTGTGGAGACCTTCAGGAACACCAGAGAGGGATGGTACGCAGAGGTGGGGGCCATGAGGATTCCCAGCTTCCACAG GATTTTACTGTCCTTTATATCCAAACTACAAATCCCCCTGAACCCGTTCATCCAACAGAACCCCAACACGTTCTACCATATAAACGGAGCTCTGCATCAAACCGTGACTGTGCAGAATAACCCAGATGTTCTCAACTACACTTTAAAGGATGGAGAACGAGGAAAGTCAGCAGCTCAGATCTTTACTCAGACACTGCAGAAG GTTAGAGACGACCTCGGGGCCATGGGCTGCTCTGCCATGTTAGATAAATATGATCCCTACACTGTGAAG gAGTACCTGATGAAGGAGGGGAAGCTGAGCCGTGGAGCTCTGAGGATGATTGGAGATCTGCTGAATGAGAACAGTCTGTTCTACACATCCCTCATAGAGACGCTGTATATACAGGCAGACATCAACGACAACACTGA ATACTTTGAGGTAACGGGGGGCTTTGAACGCCTCCCCCAGGCGTTCCTTCAGCTCCTAAACGCCACCGTCCTCCTGGACTCtaaggtgaagctgattaaccAAACTAGTGGATCTAACGTGACCGTGTCTTACCAGAGTGGGCGTGGCCAAGCCTCCCTGACCCACCTGACAGTGGACTACGCACTGGTTACAGCCACAGCCAAAGCCACCATCTTCATAGATTTCCACCCCCCTCTGCCTGGAGACAAGATGGAGGCTCTGCGCTCCGTTCACTACGCCAGCTCCACTAAGGTGGTGCTCAGCTTCAAGGAACGCTTCTGGGAACGCCAAGGCATCAGGGGGGGCAAGAGCATCACCGACCGGCCCTCACGCTTCATCTACTACCCCAGCCACAGCTTCTCCGGCACGGCGGCGGGGGCCCTGCTGGCTTCCTACACCTGCTCCGATGACTCCACCCTCTTCCAGGGGATGGGCGACAATGAGCTGATGGGCGTGGTCCTGGAGGACCTAGTCAGGATCCACGGGGAGTCTATCAGGGCCCTGTGGACGGGCGGGTTGGTGAAGAAGTGGGGCCTGGACCCCTACAGCCTGGGGGCCTTTGCTTTGTTCACGCCCTACCAGCAGGTGCACCACGCCCACGACCTCTTccagggggaggggcttctgcACTTTGCAGGGGAGCACACGGCCACGCCCCATGGGTGGATAGAAACGGCCATGAAGTCTGCCATCAGGGCCGCAAAAAACATCAACAGCCTCACACTTTAA